The nucleotide window aatcatgagattacattatcataaagaACACTAGTCTTAAATGTATatgtagtcaaagctttaatatgaataaagtataataataaagcgtcgagactattatgtatgtagactgatgaccgcatctcatgggtcatagatatgagatattaagtctatacataggtataaatattgggagtaatatttatactggattgacccaccgtgagaatactacatagtaagttatgaaattgtcataagatattttcaCAATGATAAAAGTGTATAttgctcttagacctgaaaccactatgatccctagatgtagactcaagtgctttgttgcctttctaacattgtctgtaaaaggataaccataacgttggttgatgggtacttgatgaatcatgctgaggggcatgagtgtcctagatgggatttgtccctcctcataaataggagatatatctttaggcctcttgatgaaatatgactgtaaaactgcatggccatgccgaactaagtcaatataagatattggacttattatttattcagtatatttcagaatcaagaaatataaatattgatctaAACAAGGCTGAAAAtatctatgccttgggatcaataATGATatcgagacaaaggagtaattgtaCACATGAGTATTATCAtggaaaggtttcgtcagatcacttgacattcttgtcacttggggagcaatgatgtgttgctagataccgctcattgtttatagtattaaatattaaatttaatattattgccaacgtgactagaacctatagggtcacacacaaagaagattcaaaagagaaatatataagtatGACTTATATAAGGGGTGCGTTTAGTAACTAACGCTAATTAATTAGCATAATTACTAAACTCGTCATTGGACTTAATGAAGTCCAACAGTGGCTTCTGACTTGCAGAACAcacaaggagttctataaatagaaccctagtgctgAAGTTTGAGGTTTTACATTTTTGAGAAACCCTAGCTCTCTGAAACTTCTCAttccttggctagcaccgagttttggaggagcactgttcgtgtggacttgctAGAGGCTTTGCTGCTTGTTGCCTGCTTtgctgtgatcgtgattccaGTTTCCAGATTCCAACTTTCAGCTTTCAGATTTCACACTTtgaggtaacaatcgaatcactgatTCATTtgtaattcgtaatgatccaaggaaagaaaatctaaaattttatccgctgcttattctgtttTGAATTCGATTTTCCTTCATTACCCTCCTTTGAAATAAATCACTAAATCAGGAACTTAATagcaaacaaaagaataaataaaataaacgacatattatattaaataattatccaacaaagataaaCAGAGGTTTATTttagaactctaacctaaaaagatttattTACACATGGTAAttgaaaacaaattactaaagataaaaacatactctagaaaatcaaggagaatATAGAAACTCTCCTGAAGCTCCAAAATTgccttttttttcttaactgCCAAAGTTCTGAACCAGAATTTATGAATGAGGAAGGCTAATATTGATAGTGTGATTTTCTACCTCGTTTTGGGCTAAAAGTGACGGCTTTGCCCAACACGGAAGCAGGAAAAGACTATTGCGCCCCACATTTTTGCATCCACGGGGCACATGAGAGTGCATCCCAATGCATTCCCTAGGCGCATGGTATTTGTTTTCTGGGTCCCAATCTCCGAATTTCCGTCCTTTTAggtcttcgtcttcaaataacttgGCTCAGAACTTTAGGAACATAATTTCTCCCATTTGTAAGTCTTATGAGGCcttttgaatcttcattcttggtTTTCCTAAGTCGTTAAAATTCTTCAGATGTTCTTGATTTGtcaatttgcatgatttcttcgtgaattacttcaaaaactacctaaaattgctatgtttcgggaaaaATAGAATTAgggactcaaatatagaaaacattacaaaagtcctGAAATCATAGGCAATTTCTCTAATACTCCTCCTCTTTGCTGCTAAATCATACTGAAAATAACTGAAAaccatgctaagaataacgtaagatgacctgtcatcaACATGAAAAAATGCCCAGGGCATGTTTGCAAGCCATGGGCCTAAGGAATTTTTAATGCTCCTAGAGCATGGGTTGCCTAGGCATGCTAGCCATGCACCCTGTGCATCTGAAAATGCGGGGTGTGATGGAATAAAactgcaagtgcacggttctatcgaagtagtaatgaaaaaagtatcgttccgatagggagtagtttaattcaattaacttttgatGATGCTTAGAAGAGAATCAAGTTGAAAAGTTGGAGTTTTCAAACGAttaaaagataatataataaaaggagctttgggatcattggttcatctaactgacaagtccttcacaaaccaaactattaaacttataaccttatgttagacctaacttctaaggacaatttctcattttttcctctagcaaccaagcctatttcgctgacttgattactattagattttggttcctctaacaaccaagcctatttcgctgacttgattattattagttcccttgaagattgaaactatatgtctcaaagattgcaaatactatttcgctgcctttgcaacccttgtctaaattcacttgttcgaatatcaaaggtccacttttgttttatgaattgatatttgagatgatggattaacaattatcaaaacctccactttcgtttccacagtttgataatggttaattcatgttaaagcggtgaatttagattagaaattagggttacataagattaaggttttaagcttggtttgattatgattatgtcatttagacttatccaacaatctcaagacaaagagaagtctactcactcatgttcatcgtagacatggagaagaagagagaaagcataaacgtaaataacaagaaagtaaaggaaaagaaaagaacttttattagaaagacaattgtcacatattgaattccaagaaaagatcaatatttgtgatggctagctactctatttatagtttacattcgacttaaaatctaagcaattacatcactagaatgttccacaagtaaactaaaaataGAGACGTATTTTTgactccgaatcttcgtatttttgcaccgaatcagctccaaaacccctttcttttgctccaagactcaatccatcaaatattcgttcttgaaatataataatatgcaattgatgtaaaatagttctaaaaggaaataatattaaaataaaataaacttaaatctaattaaaaccaAACTAAATACTATactaaaatagataattattgactcattAGGGCGCAATCATCTTTTCCTGCTTCAGTTGTGGGTAAAACCTGCACTTTCAACGCAAACCCATGTAGAAACTCTCATTATAAATACTAGCCTTCGTCATTCAGAACATCTCGTTTAGAACTGTGGCAATTTAAGAGGAAGACAACTTTGGAGCTTCAGGAGAGTTTCTATCTTATCCTTGATTTTCTAggttatgtttttatctttagtaatttgtttttagataCCATGAAAACTAGAATTAGAgactcaaatataaaaaacattacaaaagtcccgaaatcataggcaattgCTCTAATACTCCTCCTCTTTGCTGCTAAATCCTActgaaaaataactaaaaaccatgctaagaataatgtaagatgacctgtcatcaACATGAAAAAATGCCTAGGGCATGTTTCCAAGCCATAGGCCTAAGGAATTTCTAATGCTCCTAGAGCATGGGTTCCCTTGCACTCACATGCGCTAGGCATGCTAGCCATGCACCCTGTGCATCTGAAAATGTGGGGCGCAATCATCTTTTCCTAGTTTGGTTGTGGGTAAAGCCCGCACTTTCAACCCAAACCCATGTAGAAACTCTCATTATAAATACTAGCTTTTGTCATTCATAATTTCTCGTTTAGAATTGtggcagttcaagaggaaggcaactTTGGAGTTTCAGGAgagtttctatcttctccttgattttctaggttatgtttttatctttagtaatttgtttttacttaCCATGTTTAACTAATTCTTTATAAGTTAGAGTtttaagatgaacctctatttatttttgttggatatttatttaatttatgtcgtttttattttatttatcttttgttcgCCGTTAAGTTTTATTAGGAATTACTTATTTCAAAGGATCATAACCCTAGATTAGGTATTTAAATTGTGACAGGGCCTAATAATGATATTACTATCTTGCTGCTTATATCGGTATATTTATTGCTCGTATACTAATATCTATCTGTTTAGGAAGTAATTAGTTAGTAACTAGCGAAATATACCGAAAGCGAGTTGACCCTTgtagtaagtacttaggaggtgacattactaataCTGAATAAAATATGTTGAAACTAGGAGGTAACTAGTTAGTAATTAAGTAAACAAGAGACTCCGGTGAATAAATCTAATAAAACCATTCTCTTAAACCCTTGGTAAGGTAGATGCTGATAGGGCTGCTTGTTTGGAGAACTACTAAgtgcgagagagagagagagagcgtacaatgagtgtcctaagattcatataTAGATGGTTAGATCCAGTATAAAGTCAGTATAAAGTTTATGCTTTCAATTACCCTAGAGTTGGTAAGaccccacacgtaaggatcaccgtgtgaTCAGCAGGTGGAACCAGACTTAGGAGGGATAGACCTAGTTAACTGAGCTTTATAGACCCCACATGTAAGAATCACCGTGTGATCAGCAGGTGCAGTTTCCAACCTACTAGGTTAGACATGTCCCAACGGCCTCATAACTTGTATAGTCTACCAAAGATAAATAAACACGACATGACTGttatttaatatccaacaatataaataGGGGGAATTCGAAGAATTCTAACCGCTGCTTACTTTTCTGTAACCAAAAATAGGAAAACTTCCtttgttgcaaacagataaaaattgcaactcTCTAGCCCTTATATTTTAGCATATCGTCAACTTAAAAATAAGTAACGCGGATTTTTTGGACGATTTggtacgatactctacttatcactttataacttggtaaacgatttggtacacttgcctaattCGCACATCAGTAATGACACTTGAAAAATGTTACAGAGTCTTGTTAATTCTTCAAGTCTTCaatcctttatatagaggttgaATAGAGTTGTTGAAGAGTGTCAACGCATCAATAGAGTCATTTGAGAATTTTGATCATTCAACATTGATTtattgcttgatttggttaatgtcATATGAAGGAATGATTTTGAATCATTTCCTTGATAAGGAATTAACCCTTCTTTTCCAAAGGAGACACAACTGTAGCTTTGTACAATGCACATGAGAATGTTAGAGGTAGTGAAGGCAGTGGTCGTGCACTTTGTCCTTCATTGTACTTCAATGATAATGACATCCATTGACCTTTCCCTTGCAGAACAATCATGCTTGATCTTCAGAGCTACCATTGCTTGACATCCATTAATTCTGCTCCTTTGTTCTTTAGTTATCCAGAGTCTGAGTTTCAGAGTCTGATGTTCATCTTCTGGGTGATCTTCAGATTCTAACTGCTCGGAGCAGGTGGAGGGTGGACCGTCGTGTTCATCGTGGCGATTGTACGAGCGTCGATCATAGTGTCGAGGATTGCATTGTTTTCTTCTGGATTCACTGGTTCGAGAATCGGAATCGTTCGATCTTGGAGGACTTGAATTGTAGGACGTGATTCTTGCGTGGTGGTGGAGTGACTCTGGTGTCCCTCTTACGAGTTCTGGCCATTACATCGGAGAAAGAAGCTGTAATTGTCAACCGTTGCGGTGGAGGAACGTGTAACTGAAAACAGTTACGGTGGAGGATCGTTATACTGTGGCGGTTAGCGAACAATCACTCCTTCTAGTGCCAAATGATCTATCCAGTGAGGATGGATGAGTGACAATGGTGGCGGAAAGTGCTTCGATGTGATGGTGACGGTTTCCGGTACGGCGGTGACGAATTCTTGTGGTGGGACGAAAGGTGCCTACAGGCACATTAGCACTCTGACGCTCAAGTTAGTAATGAACTGAGAAAGAGTGTGTAGtaagtgttgtgaaaagtgaatcaTAGTGAAGCAAGTACACCTTTATACAGGCGTGCGTTGGTGATAACTATTGTGGCGTGTGATCAGAAACAATTGGAGGACATGTATAGGGTATCCTCACGCGGGGGCATATTCCTGTGTGGTGCAGTGCAATTGGCCTTCTTTTGAACGGTCCAGAACAGAAAAGGCTGTTAAAGGGTAAGTAAGGGAATCAAATTGGTGGTTGGAGGGCTATAGATAGTGTTTCATGGCtacttttggaagaaaaaaaacccaaCTCCGTCAATGGTGGTGTTCTCTACAAGTAGGTTCTGGTGTAGAGGAATGTTACTCAATCAGGTTCTTATTTTTCTGTCTCTTatgtatttgatttgataatattctacaatgtatatgatttttaatGTTTGAATCGATTAATATTTTCAGAAACTGCACGCGCAGGGAAGCAACAAGGAATTTCATTTGCCAGATAAACGTATTCCAGCTTGGTTTGATCACCAGGTCTACGGTCGTGATGCATCAATTACTTTCTGGTTTCGTCAAAAGATCCCTGCAATATCTCTATGTCTTGTTGCCCACCTGGTACATATGAATATATAACTCAGCCAAGATTTATCATCAATGGAAGAGGTCTATCATCATACCCGTAGTCAACAAATCTCCTCAGTTATGAGATAATGTTTATACACCTTGTATCTATTATAGACaacttttttctattaaaaaagtCTGACCATTGTTTCTGTTGTTTCGACTTTCGACTATGAATGGTTTATCAGTTTAATGAAGCTTTCTATTTTCCATTTGCTCTCAAAAGCTTCTCTTTTGGATGCAGTCTTCATGTTTGAGACTCTCAAGATCTGATAATATTCGAAGCAGTGTCATGCTTCAAATGAGTGAGTGATTGTATGGTGGTATTTTTGTGCTTACctatatcaatttttggaattgCAACTGTTGTGCTCTCATGTGAAGTCAATTTTGAGGTCTTAGTCCAATCATTTTTTCCTATGTGTATTCTTTTGTTTTCGATGGCTGTGAACTTCAATTAGTTTAATTTTGGTTAGTAAGGTTTTGATATTGAGGccaataaatgaaaaatagcGAAAATAAATGGTGGATGAAAATAAGAACATGAGATGATGTGTAAAATTGGCATGTATACCACatgtactatatttttttttatcatgtcttAGTACGAAGTGATCATCGCCGTTTAAGAGTGATTGATCTCCGTATGGGAACTTCTGTATGTTATTTACAATGCATGTGAAAGCCCTCTAAGCTTTATATATTATACGGATGCAAAAAGCCAAAAACtgcttaaaattaaaattttgaaacacTCTTTGCAGAAATTCAATGAAGTCATGTTTCTGTTGATGAATGAGTTCTCACTGACTATGCAGAAATATCTAGAAGTCAATAGATAACGCTATAACTGCAGGCGTAGAAATATCTGAGTGTCATTGCATTGTGTTTTTTAGTAGCGGCCAAATAGTGGCTTCTGATAAACGCAAATGCTTATAAATTTAAAAGCAGTTAACAAGTTTAAGTTCCTATTGGTTGCACAGTTTGTTCTAAATCAATGCACCTTTCCATCAAAGAAACGGCCATTGCTACTGATATTTGAAATTTTCCAGAGTACTCACTAAACCATATGAAACATGTGTAGCCTCTGCTTACTTACATTATAAATAACTTGTACATACAAAAAAGCCTAGGTATTGCTCGGTTCTCCCATTCTACCCTCCACAAAAATACAGAAAAATGCAATCCGGGACATGAAGCTTCATCTGGGAAAAGCACTTCAAATGAGAAAGATGGAACAAAGATCGAGCTGTGAAAGTTTATCCTTATGAAAGCAACATAACTCTATGTCAATTTTGGTAATCAACGACAAATCTCCTAAAAGAAATATTCAGCTTGAATCCCAGGCCCCAATAATTTTTGTCTATCTCCAGAATTGTGAGGTTTTCAGCTAACTACATTgtatgttaaaaaagaaataaagagaaaagaaacCATAAAACTGTTCCGCTCTAACCaaaaatgattgaatgaatAATTATAAGAAATTAGAACAATTGTTACACGGTTTTAATTTCGAAGGTGTTAAAATTGCCACTATATATCAACCGTTGCGTAGCAGTGCTTAGGTGTTACGCAAAACTGCCTCTATAAACGATTCAACTCCAAAGGCTTATCCTGAATCCTGACCAGATTCAGTTTCACTCCATTTAAGACATTCTTCCTGTTCTTTCTCTCATTCCTGTGGTAAATCTATGTTACTGAAccattttcataaacaatttcACATTTTGATATTCTTTATTATTACTGTTGATGCTGCTGCGAGAACTATTAGGAgggtatttttgttattttctttttccttaacATTAAGAACCTCTGACTCAAATTCTCATATTTCCATAAACTAAATTATTAGtcttaattgatttttatagACGAATATACTTCTAAGtagaatgcatgaaaaaaatgACACATGTAATTTTTACTTGTAGAATACTTCATCATTGTTtattgcataaataaattacagAGAATACAAAAGGTACTGCATGTTGCAACTCAATTCAACAAGagactattacataaaagataaaagacatAACCACATATTACAAAGTGACACCCCAACAATCTATTTCCTAGAAGATGGTTTCTCTTCGGCCATCAACATCTCTCAATTTGTTCGGATTACACAATCCAGATTGTATAATCAAGACAAATCAAGTGTTTTGAGACATGTTGTCAGGGAGGAGAAATCATCATACTAGAGTAACAAAGCAAATAATTCACAAACCattcataaaagaaaagaaaccatACATCTTCCTAGAGCAGGTCTTTGACTGAACACCTTAATCTGAGATCCACCACCAATGCACTATCGAGTACCCTTTAGCGAAGATGCCCCCTATATAATAGTTTAAGTGTTAACCTCTTTAGatataatctaaaatattaatttttagaaaacaTGAAACGCATCAAGAGAGTAagataaaattcctttgaactCTTCAAAATTACTAAGAAGTAAGAAcacattatttaaaaaactgtagagactaaaaatgaACAGTATTTCAATAGAAATgataagtaaaaaatatatttttagataaTATAATGATACATTATGATGACTATTTGATGTTTAATGCAAGAATATATGAGAGCGCAAAAAGTTAAAGTATTATTACCAGTTAGCCTCTAAGCCACCTTCTGCATTTCACGTAAATATTATCTGCTAAATTGTTCATGAACTTGAAATAAGCATGTCTCCAAGTGCGCTTGATTAGGATTGAGCCAAATACTCCCCAGAAGCCTATAATAAATCCAAATATCAGACTGATGTAAAATCCACGATTGAGAAGCAGATCTTCATCGCCTtgaatttcaacttttggttcATGTGGTGGCTTCCCCTGAGCACACGATTTTACAAGTGGTGGTCCACAAAGATCAAGATTATCTTTGTAACGTGAGGCATCAAAACTTTGAAGTTGTGTACTCTTTGGAATTTCTCCCGATAATTGATTATGCGACAAATCTAACACACTAAGCCGGTCTATTTGAGAGAGACTATGAGGAATTGAACCAAGCAACTTATTTCGTGAAAAATCAAGAAAGTCAAGTGATGCTAGATTTCCAATATTTGAAGGAATTTTCCCTGTGAAGTTGTTTCTTGATAAATTCAAAGAGACCAATTGAATCAAATTTGCTATTTCATGTGGAATCTCTCCTGAAAAGTGATTGCTTGAGAGGTCTATGCTTTTTAGAAGAAATAATCCATTGTTTTTGAACATTTGTTCTACACCTTTCCAAGTCAAATTTGCATTCAATTCATATGCAAAGCTGAATTTGGTAGATCCTTTCTGGAAAGTATATGTATGATAGGCAAAACCTTGGGAAGCTTTTTCAGTCATTGAAGTAAAAATTTTAATGCATTTGGGAATCCGTCCAGATAGATAGTTCAATGAGAGATCAAAGAGTTGAATTCTTTGAAGAAAGCAAAGTTCGAATGGGAAACTTCCAAAGAAGTGATTCCTTTGTAAGCTTAAAAATTGCAACTCTTTCAATTCGCTTCCAATCCAATAAGGGACAAGTTCTTCTAATCTATTTTCTCTAAAATCAAGCATTACTAACTTTGTGCAGTTCATTAAGGAGAAAGGGATCTCCTCTGTTAAGCTGTTGTTCCTTAACAGTAATGCTTGAAGTTCTACAAGTGATCCCAATGAAATAGGAATCTTTGCCGAGAAATTGTTGTGGCTCAAATCTACATAAGCTAATGCCTTGAAATTGCTCCAACAGTCTGGAATTCGTCTAGATAATTGATTGTTTGAAAGGTCAGAATGGGCTAAAGTTACATCTATACCATTTGCACATATGAATGGAACAGAatcattgaatttatttttggacAGATCAATATTTATGGAACCTCTAAGAAATGGTGGAATGGGACCTTCAAATTCATTTGATgacagaaataaaaaagaacaataatTTCTTATGTGGAGATTCGGAATTGATCCTTTGAAATTGTTGTAAGAAAGGTTGATTGTCCTGCACTCTTGTGATGATAGTTTTGCCCAAAACCACTCTGGAATATTATCTGAAACTCCAGCATTAGAAATATCAAGATATCGAAAGTATTTTTGTGTCTGAATCCATTTAGGAAATGTTGAACCAAGTTTGCAGGATCCCAATCCTATAATGCCCAGTTGAAAAGGCGGGACCCATTTTTCGGCAAAACTTAATGCTAGTAAATTGTAAGACAAGTCTAACTCCTCTAGCATTGACATACCAGAAAAATGGAAGTCAGAGATCACACCATTTAAAGAGTTTGAATGCATCCGTAGTGTCCTTAGTTTGGTTGGAAATCGAATATCTTTAAGTATCTTCCCATTTAGTC belongs to Medicago truncatula cultivar Jemalong A17 chromosome 6, MtrunA17r5.0-ANR, whole genome shotgun sequence and includes:
- the LOC25496242 gene encoding receptor-like protein EIX2; the encoded protein is MNVCTLRSLDLQTNNFIEDLQTILQNLSSGCVRNSLQVLDLSYNGITGTLPDLSAFTSLKTLDLSENKLSGKIPEGSSLPFQLESLSIASNSLERGIPKSFWMNACKLKSLDLSYNSFNGELQVLIHHISGCARYSLQQLDLSSNQINGTLPDLSIFSFLEIFDISENRLNGKILKDIRFPTKLRTLRMHSNSLNGVISDFHFSGMSMLEELDLSYNLLALSFAEKWVPPFQLGIIGLGSCKLGSTFPKWIQTQKYFRYLDISNAGVSDNIPEWFWAKLSSQECRTINLSYNNFKGSIPNLHIRNYCSFLFLSSNEFEGPIPPFLRGSINIDLSKNKFNDSVPFICANGIDVTLAHSDLSNNQLSRRIPDCWSNFKALAYVDLSHNNFSAKIPISLGSLVELQALLLRNNSLTEEIPFSLMNCTKLVMLDFRENRLEELVPYWIGSELKELQFLSLQRNHFFGSFPFELCFLQRIQLFDLSLNYLSGRIPKCIKIFTSMTEKASQGFAYHTYTFQKGSTKFSFAYELNANLTWKGVEQMFKNNGLFLLKSIDLSSNHFSGEIPHEIANLIQLVSLNLSRNNFTGKIPSNIGNLASLDFLDFSRNKLLGSIPHSLSQIDRLSVLDLSHNQLSGEIPKSTQLQSFDASRYKDNLDLCGPPLVKSCAQGKPPHEPKVEIQGDEDLLLNRGFYISLIFGFIIGFWGVFGSILIKRTWRHAYFKFMNNLADNIYVKCRRWLRG